CCGGCAGTAGTCGTGGTTGGCGGCCACCTCGGCGAAGGCCACCAGCGCGTCCAGCGTCGCCAGCCGGTCGGCCAGCGCCTGCACGCGCTCGGACTCGCCGGCGACGGCGTCGCGCACCTCGCAGAACAGCTCGTACTCCAGGTCGTCGGCGGCCGACTCCGCCCGGAGGATCTCCTCCTCGCGCTCCTTCAGTTCGGGCGTGTAGAAGCGCTCGGAGTTCTTCAGGGTCTGGCGGCGCTGGTAGTCGTCGGGCACCCGGTCGAGGTTCGGGTCGGTCACCTCGATGTAGTAGCCGTGGACGGAGTTGTGCCCCACCTTCAGCGAGTCGATGCCCGTCCGCTCGCGCTCCTGGGCCTCGAGGTCCTCGATCCAGGACTTGCCCGACCGCTCGGTCTCCCGGAAGCCGTCCAGCGTCTCGTCGTAGCCCTGCCTGATCACGTCGCCCTCGGTCACCTCCTGGGGCGGGTCCTCGCGGATGGCGGCCTCGATCTCCTCGCGCACCGCGGTCAGCGGGTCGATCGACCCGTGGAGGTCGGCCAGCAGGTCGCTCTCCGCGCCGGACAGCGCCTCGCGGACGTCCGGGACGACCGACAGCGACGCCGCCAGCGAGCGGAGGTCGCGGGCGTTGGCCCGCCCCCTGGCGACACGAGAGATCAGCCGCTCGAGGTCGTAGACGTCCGCCAGTCGCTCGTGGAGCCGCTCTCGCGTCCGGACGTCGCGGACCAGTTCTTCGACCGCGCCGTGGCGGCGATCGATGCGCTCCCCGTCCAAGAGCGGCCGGCGGAGCCAGTCGCTCAGCTGTCGCCGGCCCAGCGCGCAGGCGGTCTCGTCGACGGTGTCCACGAGCGTCCGGCCCTCGTGGCCCCGAACCGACCGTCGCTCGAAGACCTCCAGGCCGTCGAGCGCCACCGCGTCCAGCAGCATGTACTCGCGGGGGTCGTACCGCGTCAGGTGGTTCAGGTACTCCAGGCGGCCGTCCTCGCCCCCGGAGATCTCGTCGCTGGTGCCGGCCCCGCCGCCGCGGGTGTACTCGGCGTACTCCAGCAGGGCCCCGCAGGCCCGCACCTCGACGTCGCCGGCCAGTAGCGTCTCCGGCTCCCCGAAGTACGCCCGCACGCGCTCGCCGGCGACCTCGCGGTCGAACACCCCCTCGTCGTAGGGCGAGACCTGACACGCCGGGCCGAACACGCCGGCGTCGTCCACGTTCGGGCCGACGATGGCCTCCGCCGGGGCGAACCGGTCGGCCTCGTCGGCCACGGTGTCGACGTCACTCGCGCTCGTGGCGTAGAAGTCGCCCGTCGAGACGTCCAGCATCGCCAGCCCGTAGCGGCGGCCGTCCGTGGCCAGCGCCGCCGCGTAGTTGTTGTCCGGGCTCTTCAGCAGTTCGTCCTCGGTGAGGGTCCCGGGCGTGATGACCCGCGTGACCGCGCGCTCGACGACGCCGCTGACCTCGTCGGGGTCCTCCACCTGGTCGGCGACGGCGACGCGGTAGCCCGCGTCCAGCAGCGTCTCGACGTAGCTCTCGGCGTTGTCGATCGGGACGCCCGCCATCGCGTACTCCCCGGTGGAGTCCTCCCGTTTCGTCAGCGTAATCTCGCAGAGCCGCGCCACCCGCTCCGCCGCCTCGCAGAAGGCCTCGTAGAAATCTCCGACCTGAAAGAGCACCAGCGAGTCGTCGTAGCGCCGACAGAGCTCGTAGTACTGGCTCATCATCGGCGTCAGATCGTCGGCGTGCTCGGCCATCTGCTCCGGCGGCCCCAGCACCGCGTCCATGTGCGACCCCGGGCGTTCGCGGTAGATAACCCCTGGGATCGACCACTGTCGGAGCTTCGCTCCGACAAGGTTCGCCTCGTGTCTCTCGGCTCACCACCGTCAGAG
This genomic interval from Halomicrobium urmianum contains the following:
- the mutS gene encoding DNA mismatch repair protein MutS, whose product is MDAVLGPPEQMAEHADDLTPMMSQYYELCRRYDDSLVLFQVGDFYEAFCEAAERVARLCEITLTKREDSTGEYAMAGVPIDNAESYVETLLDAGYRVAVADQVEDPDEVSGVVERAVTRVITPGTLTEDELLKSPDNNYAAALATDGRRYGLAMLDVSTGDFYATSASDVDTVADEADRFAPAEAIVGPNVDDAGVFGPACQVSPYDEGVFDREVAGERVRAYFGEPETLLAGDVEVRACGALLEYAEYTRGGGAGTSDEISGGEDGRLEYLNHLTRYDPREYMLLDAVALDGLEVFERRSVRGHEGRTLVDTVDETACALGRRQLSDWLRRPLLDGERIDRRHGAVEELVRDVRTRERLHERLADVYDLERLISRVARGRANARDLRSLAASLSVVPDVREALSGAESDLLADLHGSIDPLTAVREEIEAAIREDPPQEVTEGDVIRQGYDETLDGFRETERSGKSWIEDLEAQERERTGIDSLKVGHNSVHGYYIEVTDPNLDRVPDDYQRRQTLKNSERFYTPELKEREEEILRAESAADDLEYELFCEVRDAVAGESERVQALADRLATLDALVAFAEVAANHDYCRPTVGADAFDVDAARHPVVERTDESFVPNGTELDRERFLAVITGPNMSGKSTYMRQVALLCVLAQAGSFVPAESATLPVVDRVFTRVGASDDIAGGRSTFMIEMDELSDILRGATSDSLILLDEVGRGTSTADGLAIARAVTEYVHDEVGAYALFATHHHDLTETAADLPGAFNLHFETRRVDGDVVFEHSVAEGAAAASYGVEVASMAGVPDAVVERSRDLLDGEAANAETDDAAARANGADAGADGSDGTGATSNGHAPAADVANGADATAPSLERWTDAGADDGERATADGPVRERLRELDVATMTPLEAMNALAELKERTDD